In a genomic window of Thunnus thynnus chromosome 16, fThuThy2.1, whole genome shotgun sequence:
- the LOC137200428 gene encoding protein tyrosine phosphatase type IVA 2-like, translating to MNRPAPVEISYDCLRFLITHNPTNAQLGRFIEDLKAFGVNTLVRVCAATYDKTPVEQEGIQVLDWPFDDGSAPPDQVVDDWLNLLQTKFRDEPGCCVAVHCVAGLGRAPVLVALALIECGMEYEDAVHFIRLKRRGAFNSKQLLYLENYKPKLCLRSKDANGQSCSIQ from the exons ATGAACCGACCAGCTCCAGTGGAGATCTCTTATGACTGTCTGAGATTCCTCATCACGCACAACCCTACCAATGCACAACTGGGAAGGTTCATAGAG GATCTGAAGGCATTTGGTGTTAACACCCTGGTGAGAGTGTGTGCTGCTACGTATGACAAGACACCAGTGGAACAAGAAGGCATACAAGTCCTG GATTGGCCGTTCGACGATGGCTCCGCACCCCCAGATCAGGTGGTTGACGATTGGCTGAACCTGCTGCAGACAAAGTTTAGAGACGAGCCCGGCTGCTGTGTGGCTGTGCACTGTGTTGCTGGATTAGGACG AGCTCCTGTGTTGGTGGCCCTGGCTCTGATTGAGTGTGGGATGGAGTATGAAGATGCTGTTCACTTCATAAGACT GAAGCGGCGCGGAGCGTTCAACTCCAAGCAGCTGCTTTACCTGGAAAACTACAAACCGAAGCTGTGTTTGCGCTCCAAAGATGCAAACGGACAGAGCTGCTCCATACAGTAG
- the gjb9a gene encoding gap junction protein beta 9a, which translates to MNWSGLESLLSGVNKYSTAFGRIWLSMVFVFRVLVFVVAAQRVWGDENKDFVCNTKQPGCTNVCYDHIFPISHIRLWALQLIFVTCPSLMVMAHVKYREGKDRKYVEQHQGSHLYANPGKKRGGLWWTYLLSLVFKAGFDISFLYILYRIYHGYDLPRLSKCSLAPCPNTVDCFISRPTEKKIFMLFMVVSSTLCIFMCICEMIYLIGKRIAKVLKVRYDNQRVLFAEQHELNNIAPPRSQYRRTDPTLAESQLSLNRREKAKEAGASTTL; encoded by the exons ATGAACTGGTCGGGGCTAGAGAGTCTGTTGAGTGGAGTCAATAAATACTCCACCGCATTCGGGAGGATCTGGCTGTCCATGGTGTTCGTGTTCCGTGTGCTGGTGTTTGTGGTGGCAGCGCAAAGGGTCTGGGGTGACGAGAACAAAGACTTTGTGTGTAATACCAAACAG CCGGGCTGTACCAATGTCTGCTACGACCACATCTTCCCCATCTCTCATATCCGCCTGTGGGCACTGCAGCTGATCTTCGTCACCTGCCCGTCTCTGATGGTGATGGCTCACGTTAAATACCGCGAAGGGAAGGACAGGAAATATGTGGAGCAACACCAAGGCTCTCACCTGTATGCCAACCCTGGCAAGAAGAGAGGGGGACTGTGGTGGACTTATCTGCTTAGTTTGGTCTTCAAAGCTGGATTCGACATATCATTTCTCTATATTCTGTATCGGATATACCACGGATATGATCTGCCAAG GTTATCTAAGTGTTCACTGGCCCCATGCCCCAACACCGTTGATTGCTTCATTAGTCGTCCAACAGAGAAAAAGATCTTCATGCTGTTCATGGTTGTATCCAGCACGTTGTGCAtctttatgtgtatttgtgagaTGATATATCTCATCGGCAAGCGCATCGCCAAAGTGTTAAAGGTCAGATATGATAACCAGAGGGTCCTGTTTGCTGAGCAGCATGAACTCAATAACATCGCCCCACCCAGGTCCCAGTACCGGAGGACTGATCCAACGTTGGCAGAGAGCCAGCTGAGTTTAAACAGGAGGGAGAAGGCCAAAGAAGCTGGTGCAAGTACAACGCTGTAG
- the marcksl1a gene encoding MARCKS-related protein 1-A: protein MGAQLSKGGVAVEGKAAADPAAAKANGQENGHVKTNGDVSAKPDGEVAAADGNGTAEPAKDGETSAGDAIEPAPAAEGEAAKAEGEAAKDGKKKKKFSLKNSFKFKGISLKKSKKGSEEGKEEATSPTTEDKPEENGHAAKETKEETPAAEVKEGEAAAAAAPEGETKAAEEAPPTEAAPAEEAAAAAAPAEDTTPAASEGEAKAE from the exons atgggagCCCAGTTGTCCAAGGGTGGAGTAGCTGTTGAGGGGAAAGCCGCCGCCGACCCTGCTGCTGCCAAAGCCAACGGCCAG GAGAACGGTCATGTCAAAACCAATGGCGATGTGTCAGCCAAGCCCGACGGGGAAGTGGCCGCCGCCGATGGTAACGGAACAGCTGAGCCAGCCAAGGATGGCGAGACCAGCGCCGGAGATGCCATCGAGCCTGCTCCCGCAGCCGAGGGCGAGGCCGCCAAAGCAGAGGGCGAGGCCGCCAAGGAtggcaagaagaagaagaagttctCCCTGAAGAACTCTTTCAAGTTCAAGGGCATCTCACTGAAGAAGAGCAAGAAGGGCAGCGAAGAGGGCAAGGAGGAGGCCACCTCCCCCACGACCGAGGACAAGCCCGAGGAGAACGGCCACGCGGCCAAGGAAACCAAAGAGGAGACGCCGGCCGCTGAGGTCAAGGAGGGCGAGGCCGCAGCCGCCGCTGCCCCCGAGGGAGAGACCAAGGCGGCGGAGGAGGCCCCACCCACAGAGGCTGCCCCCGCTGAGGAGGCCGCAGCCGCCGCTGCCCCCGCCGAGGACACGACACCTGCAGCCTCCGAGGGCGAGGCCAAGGCAGAGTGA